GAACCAAACCATCCCCAAATGGATGGCTCGAAAGGCTCTTCCTGTGCAGTTAAAGGATGTGATGGCAAGGTGATGAGTGATGAAAGGGGAAACGATATTCTCCCATGTGAGTGTGATTTCAAGATATGCCGGGATTGTTACATAGATGCCCTCAAAATGGGAGAGGGGGTTTGCCCGGGTTGTAAGGAGCAGTATAAGACGACAGATTTGGATGAGGCTATGGATAACTGGCAAACATTACCACAACTGCCACCGCCAGTGTCGAAATTGGAGAGAAGGTTGTCGTTGATGAAATCAAGAAAGTCCGCACTCGTGAGGAGCCAGACGGCGGATTTTGATCATAACCGGTGGTTATTTGAAACCAAGGGAACATATGGATATGGAAATGCTTATTGGCCGAAGGAGGGAGGCCTTGACAATGAGAAGGATTGTGATATTGTCGAGCCTCTGAACAAACCATGGAGGCCTCTTACCCGTAAACTAAAGGTTCCAGCCGGCATCATCAGCCCATACCGGTACATCTTCTTGACCTATATTTTCCTTTAGAAGTAGGAAAATAATCTTGTTTGATGATGAGTTTTTGCTCTTCCATACACTAGTTATGCACAGAGCATGTGATTAACTGAACTTTTTGCTTCCCATAATTATGTACACTTGTGCAGCCTTCTAGTTGTTGTTCGAATGATCGTTCTTGGGCTTTTTCTGACATGGAGAATCCGCCATCCAAACAATGACGCAGTTTGGCTGTGGGGAATGTCAGTAGTTTGTGAGATATGGTTTGCTTTTTCTTGGATTCTTGACCAATTACCAAAGCTCTGTCCTATAAATCGAGCTACTGATCTTAACGTCCTGAAggaaaaattcgaaacaccGAGTCCCGGCAATCCAACTGGGAAGTCTGATCTTCCAGGCATAGATATCTTTATCTCTACTGCAGATCCAGAGAAAGAACCTCCTCTTGTCACTGCCAACACCATTTTGTCTGTACTGGCAGCTGATTATCCGGTTGAAAAGCTAGCATGCTATGCCTCTGATGATGGCGGGGCACTTTTGACCTTTGAGGCTATGGCGGAAGCTGCAAGTTTTGCAAATATATGGGTCCCATTTTGTCGAAAGCATAGCATTGAGCCTAGGAATCCAGAATCGTACTTCAATTTGAAGAAAGATCCTTACAAGAACAAGGTTCTTAAGGACTTTGTCAAAGAGCGGAGACGAGTAAAGCGTGAGTATGACGAGTTCAAGGTTCGAATAAATAGCCTGCCGGACTCTATTCGTCGTCGATCGGATGCCTATCATGCCAGAGAGGAGATTAAAGCCATGAAGGAACAGAGACAGAAGAAAGAAGACGAACCTTTAGATGCTGTCAAGATCAAGAAAGCTACGTGGATGGCGGATGGAACACACTGGCCTGGCACTTGGTTGAATGCTTCAGTTGATCACTCAAAGGGTGATCATGCCGGAATAATACAGGTAAATCTTCAACTTGGTTTTTTATAGAAGATACAATTAAACTGGTCATGCTCAAGTATCAAGAAGTGGATACAATACAACCCACTTCTCATTGTGCTGCAGGTGATGTTGAAGCCTCCCAGTGAAGACCCACTCAGTGGTTCAGCCGAAGATCGCGGTTTTATAGACCTAACTGATGTTGATATTCGTCTACCGTTGCTTGTTTATGTGTCTCGCGAAAAGCGTCCTGGCTATGATCACAATAAGAAAGCAGGTGCCATGAATGCTTTGGTCCGGGCTTCCGCAATCATGTCTAATGGTGCATTTATTCTTAATCTTGACTGTGACCACTATATTTATAACTCCCAAGCTATGAGGGAAGGAATGTGTTTCATGATGGACAGGGGTGGCGATCGTATCTGTTATGTTCAGTTTCCACAGAGATTCGAGGGTATTGACCCATCTGATCGGTATGCTAACAGAAATACTGTCTTTTTTGATGGCAACATGAGGGCTCTTGATGGGCTACAGGGTCCAGTTTATGTTGGAACTGGGTGTCTTTTCCGGCGGATTGCCCTCTATGGGTTTGACCCACCTCGGTCCAAAGAACACAGTGCAACCTTCTGCAGCTGTTGCTTCAGCCACCGAAAAAGGAAAAGGCATGCTGCAATTGCTAATACACCAGAGGAGAACAAGGCTCTGAGAATGGGCGATTCTGATGACGAAGAAATGATTAATCATTCTCTTGCTCCGAAAATGTTTGGTAACTCGATCTTATTAATTGATTCAATTCCTGTGGCGGAGTTCCAAGGTCGACCTCTTGCTGATCATCCAGCTGTCAAGAATGGACGACCATCTGGAGCTCTCACCATACCTCGAGATCTTCTTGATGCATCGACTGTTGCAGAAGCAATAAGTGTCATATCTTGCTGGTACGAGAATAAGACTGAATGGGGACAGCGTGTTGGATGGATTTATGGGTCTGTTACAGAAGATGTTGTCACTGGTTATCGGATGCACAACCGGGGATGGAAATCAGTTTACTGCGTCACAAAACGGGATGCCTTCCGTGGAACCGCTCCTATCAACCTCACAGATAGGCTCCATCAGGTTCTTCGTTGGGCAACGGGTTCAGTTGAGATATTCTTCTCCCGCAACAATGCCTTATTAGCAAGTTCAAGAATGAAGGTCCTTCAAAGAATCGCATACTTCAACGTTGGAATATATCCCTTCACCTCCATTTTCTTGATCGTTTACTGCTTTCTTCCAGCTCTGTCACTCTTCACTGGCCAGTTCATCGTCCAAACCTTGAACGTAACATTCTTAGCATACCTCCTGATCATCACTGTCACACTCTGTAGTCTTGCAGTACTAGAGGTCAAGTGGGCTGGAATCGAACTCGAAGAATGGTGGAGGAACGAGCAGTTTTGGCTGATCGGTGGGACTAGTGCCCACTTAGCTGCCGTGTTTCAAGGCCTCCTAAAAATAGTTGCAGGAGTCGAGATATCATTCACATTGACATCAAAATCAGGAGGCGATGATAGCGATGATGAGTTTACTGATCTTTATGTCGTAAAATGGACTTCGCTTATGATCCCTCCAATAGTGATCATAATGGTGAATCTGATAGCTGTAGCTGTTGGTATCAGCCGGACGATATACAGTGTAATACCGCAATGGAGCCGTTTACTTGGTGGGGTGTTCTTTAGCTTTTGGGTTTTGGCTCATCTATATCCCTTCGCAAAAGGGTTGATGGGAAGAAGAGGAAGGACTCCAACTATCGTTTTTGTTTGGTCAGGGCTCATTGCTATCATCATATCGCTTCTATGGGTGGCAATTAATCCGCCGGCTGGGGCAAACCAGATTGGGGGCTCATTTCAGTTTTCTTAACATATTAATCATTCATTCTGCAGTCTGAGTTCCAAGGAGATTGAGTAGACAAAAACATTGGGggcttttcttttcttttgtctgCTTAGGTAGAGCGGCTGCtgcatgtattcatttcatttatTGGTTTTATTCTGTAAAGTTTccattaaaaagaaaaagaaagaaatcataCATGTCAATTTCCGAAATTTACTAGATTTCAGACTACCACCCTCATGGATTTTAATTACCAAGATTCAATCCAATTATTATATGTAAAGGATTAGCCACACATGAAATTTTTTGAGAGGGGGCAAGAAAAGCTCATAGAGTAAACTGTCCTTTCACCGGTTCTGTTCACCCTGTAcgtgcaggcagtgcctgcacggGCAACGTGGAGTGATCCGAGCCCCACctccatgtaaaaaaaaaaaaaaattgactcggaAAAATCCGAGCCGTTGGATCAACCCTTGCGGACAGTGCCCGTAGGGGTAGGATCGAATGAACCCCTTTCACCATATCCTCCTTTCGTTTGCTTTTCAGATTAAGATCTTTTAGTAAGAGCTATCATTTCAATGTTTTCTGCTGCCGTATAACTAACACATGTAAAAAAAAGTAATATAAGTGATTCTGGTCATTTTTGTGTATATCATTAAATAGTTGACATTGGATACCAATTACAGCTTTGGTCATTTCAACTACAGAAATATTTCGTCTTTTACTCAATAATATTTAACTGTTCTTGTTATacagtaaataaataaatgacgGGAATATGGCATGCAATGAGGATGCAACAACCAAGAGAGCTTCAAAATCTAACAAAGTTCATGAAATGTTAACCAAGAAAAATATAGCTAATGTGAAAATGTGAAACAAACATATATCGTAACAACATAACATATCAATGCCGATTGTTTAAACGTACATCAGAAATCGAATTATACTTGAAAAACTCACAGTTGAGGGAACAACCGTCATATACCAGGAAACGAGCCACCCAACGACTCCTCATAAATCCATACTGCTTCAAGTCTTTGAATAATTGAAGCCACAGGCCATTGAAAACTTTAATTCCATGCTACGAGTCAGCGGTTGGAGTAGGATTAGCGACTTCTGATGATCTGACAGTTTCTTCTTCAATGCTTTCCATGTCTATCGTCATATCTTCATGAACCTCAGCTTCCTCTACCTCGGTCATTATTTCATCTTTGTCTTCTTCAGCGGGTTTGACACCATTTTCTGCTGAATTTGTCTGAGGCAGGGTCCTTCCACATTCTTCATGAGCTCCATTTGAACTTTGTTCGGTCGAAGGAGGATTACCATCAGTAGAGATTGTCAACATAGATGTGACCAACAAATtctgttgaaataaaaaacagAAAACCTGAATTTTTAACAAAACTAGCATCATGGTGTAGGTATATCAGGAGTAAACCAAAATTTGGCCATACAATACTGATGATGCATTTTCTTTATTGCTCATCAATAGTGGCAGGAAGCAAATCGTAAAGGTAAACCATAAATAGAATCATATCATGACATGGGAGTGTAAAACAATGCCAAGTGGGGTGAAAGAAATCCACAAAAAAATGTAGGATTTGTCCAGCTAAACTGAAGCTCGGGCGTTAAAAAAAAGACTCCATTTGATTTCACATAAGATGGGGAAAAAGGAAATGAGCGGGATTCAAATTTTGTTTCTGAATTTAGGGTGTTTGGTTTTAGGAAAGTAAAGGTGGTCCAACGCAGTCAGTTGTAGGAGTTCCACAATTGTTGGTAGCATTAGAATTTTACGCGAGTTCGTGGCCATCTTTTAGGGAACATGATACGTCAAAAACacagtgaaaatggaaataagtttttcatgaaaaaatttctggaaaatatttatttcctcatttttcttttatccGATTGCCAAGGAACCAAATGGAACCAAACTCTCTATTGTCTTCTGTACGAATGAGAATATAGGAAAATCAACCTTTTGAACTAACGACAACTTCGAAGAACATCAAACACCAAGCGATTTGGCTTTTTTGTGCATAAAGATTAAATAACACGCATCAAGTCTCAGGGAATTAAACAATAGAAGAGCTGCTTCAGTATAAAGTTTAACCACCAGAAGAGATTCATATCACTTTTCGAATTCAACTGGTGTCATTTTTATTGGTGGCTGCGGCCATGGTGTCAGTAAAAGTTAATGAAATACCTTTTCTAGAGCCAATGTGAGCTTTGCGAGCCTGGGATATATACTTCTTGCAGACAATAGGATCTGTTTAATCAGGATTACAACTACGTTACAGATGCATAGATTAGAAAATATAATTGAAAGAAGGTAAAACAATGAGACCTTGATCCAGGGCCAGAAAAAAGCTACGACAAGGAAAACAACCGAAACTTCCAGGGAAAAAAAACTAGTAATGAAGTCATCGACAAGCTCACCTCACAAAGCCTTTGCAAAGTAAATGGAGGACCTTCATCAAAGCTACCAAGAGCTGCACAGGATGACACAATAGGTGAGCTCGACGCTGGTATTAATATCCTAAATCAACTCGAGAAAGATCTATTATTCAAACTGTTAAGTGAGCATCGACTCAGAAAACAACTTTTCAGACCCAATTAGAAATTAAGGATGTCTCATGTTGCCAATCATGAATCTTGGCTCATGTTAGAGTAGTAGCCCTGGAATTTTTTTCCTCGCCCATAAATATACATATACCGCTTACTTCAACGTCATGCAAAATAAATAACAAGAAAATTTGGCCTCTCATTCTTAGAAGATTTAGGATGTCTCAAATCGCTAATCTTGAATCTTGGCTCATATGAGTAATAGATCCTGATATTTTCTCACCCATAAATATACACATACCACTTACTTCAACATCATGCAgcaataaataacaataaatTTTGGCCTTTCACCCTTTCAGTGAAGATAGAGAAAAAATTAAAGAGACCGAATAGAGAATAAAAAGGCAAACACAGAGTTGCTTAGAGTGCATATTACACCAAGCGTTGTCGCTTAGTAGTATTTGGGGCAAAGGCAATGGATGACTCAGACCCGACATCAtatcacaataaataaataaaataaagaaggtGCGCCACCGGGAAGTACCATCGTCCAACCTTTTCACCAACACCTGGAAGGTTTCTCCTAATAAGGAAAACTGTTGATCTATAGTCATCTTTGCCTCTGGATATTCTGACAGGATCTTCAAATGAAAATTAAAAGAATTATtgtcaatatttaaaaaatggATATTTTGGTCAcagaaaaatcatatcaaaccagCAAGTAGAgcaaaatatgtattttaaccCCAGTCATGGAGATTGAAGGTCTACTCAGATATAATAAATGAAACATAAAATGTAGTAACACACTATTGACAACCTGTCATATCTCCCAATACCTGTTTAAGATAGTAAGATAGAATATTCTTTAACTTTTTCCAATCTTGCCTGAGATGAAACAATAGAATGACAATTAATCcgtaataaattcaaatatttggaACAGATTCCTCTACAGCAATACAAATAACATGTATATAACTTATGAAGTGGATCAGAATTCCTGGTTGTGTTATAGGTAGCAATTATAGAAATGCTCAGGGGTCATAGttgttcataaatatttttttaataaatattcacTTAGTTTTGGAGTTCTATAGTTAAAAAGTTTGTGTCAAAATTAATGCTAGAATTCTTTATATTTGGTTCCACTGGAAATACTcaaatgctaaagaaaataatgAATATCATGCACCGATGACTAATAATTAATCAAAATTTGCGACAACAATACACGATTATTTCTCAGCAACAGTAAAATGCAAAAGAAATGTAGGATCCCGTCTCTATAATAAGATTTATTAATattacaaacatacaaacaaACATATTACGAGTCTAAGACATGAAACGCAAATCTAGGAAGGAACACTTCGATAACCGAAAAGCATACCAAAACCTCCCAGTGGATGCACTTGTTTCTAATGCACATCTTACTTCTTCCGCCGAAAATCGAAGGGATTCTATGCCTCTGTTATCTCAAATCACAAGGAATTAAACACAAGAATAGATAAATACTTGAAAAACAGAACTTCAATAGGGAAACTAAAACTATTACACGTGATTCGACAAGTCGGAGACAGAACGGTCGCAATTCTGTTCCGCGTCATGGTCGGCTGTAACAGCCAAGTTCTCAGGGTTCTCATTTGCAGCCACCTCCATTTACAACACCTCTATCTGCAGAATGCGTTCATTCACTTATAATCAATCATCAAACGACAAAAAGTAAATCAAAAAAACAATTTATTCGAATTGT
This is a stretch of genomic DNA from Primulina eburnea isolate SZY01 chromosome 11, ASM2296580v1, whole genome shotgun sequence. It encodes these proteins:
- the LOC140804603 gene encoding cellulose synthase-like protein D3, producing the protein MASKSFKASRSNLSTSSDLLDSQNGKPPLPPHVTFARRTSSGRYTSYSRDDLDSELSSSDFINYTVHMPPTPDNQPSNPASQKIEEQYVSSSLFTGGYNSITRAHLMDKVIEAEPNHPQMDGSKGSSCAVKGCDGKVMSDERGNDILPCECDFKICRDCYIDALKMGEGVCPGCKEQYKTTDLDEAMDNWQTLPQLPPPVSKLERRLSLMKSRKSALVRSQTADFDHNRWLFETKGTYGYGNAYWPKEGGLDNEKDCDIVEPLNKPWRPLTRKLKVPAGIISPYRLLVVVRMIVLGLFLTWRIRHPNNDAVWLWGMSVVCEIWFAFSWILDQLPKLCPINRATDLNVLKEKFETPSPGNPTGKSDLPGIDIFISTADPEKEPPLVTANTILSVLAADYPVEKLACYASDDGGALLTFEAMAEAASFANIWVPFCRKHSIEPRNPESYFNLKKDPYKNKVLKDFVKERRRVKREYDEFKVRINSLPDSIRRRSDAYHAREEIKAMKEQRQKKEDEPLDAVKIKKATWMADGTHWPGTWLNASVDHSKGDHAGIIQVMLKPPSEDPLSGSAEDRGFIDLTDVDIRLPLLVYVSREKRPGYDHNKKAGAMNALVRASAIMSNGAFILNLDCDHYIYNSQAMREGMCFMMDRGGDRICYVQFPQRFEGIDPSDRYANRNTVFFDGNMRALDGLQGPVYVGTGCLFRRIALYGFDPPRSKEHSATFCSCCFSHRKRKRHAAIANTPEENKALRMGDSDDEEMINHSLAPKMFGNSILLIDSIPVAEFQGRPLADHPAVKNGRPSGALTIPRDLLDASTVAEAISVISCWYENKTEWGQRVGWIYGSVTEDVVTGYRMHNRGWKSVYCVTKRDAFRGTAPINLTDRLHQVLRWATGSVEIFFSRNNALLASSRMKVLQRIAYFNVGIYPFTSIFLIVYCFLPALSLFTGQFIVQTLNVTFLAYLLIITVTLCSLAVLEVKWAGIELEEWWRNEQFWLIGGTSAHLAAVFQGLLKIVAGVEISFTLTSKSGGDDSDDEFTDLYVVKWTSLMIPPIVIIMVNLIAVAVGISRTIYSVIPQWSRLLGGVFFSFWVLAHLYPFAKGLMGRRGRTPTIVFVWSGLIAIIISLLWVAINPPAGANQIGGSFQFS
- the LOC140804918 gene encoding uncharacterized protein gives rise to the protein MEVAANENPENLAVTADHDAEQNCDRSVSDLSNHVGIESLRFSAEEVRCALETSASTGRFWQDWKKLKNILSYYLKQILSEYPEAKMTIDQQFSLLGETFQVLVKRLDDALGSFDEGPPFTLQRLCEILLSARSIYPRLAKLTLALEKNLLVTSMLTISTDGNPPSTEQSSNGAHEECGRTLPQTNSAENGVKPAEEDKDEIMTEVEEAEVHEDMTIDMESIEEETVRSSEVANPTPTADS